A window of Chitinophagales bacterium contains these coding sequences:
- the murA gene encoding UDP-N-acetylglucosamine 1-carboxyvinyltransferase, which translates to MHSFEVIGGKKLQGNIIPQGAKNEALQIISAVLLTPETVTIRNIPDILDVNLLIELLGEMKVKIDRIDRHTCHFKADDVDIDYLHSETFKKKSGRLRGSVMLAGPMLARYRKAFIPKPGGDKIGRRRLDTHIIAFQQLGASFDYHPEDGFFHLEAPQLKGMDLLLDEPSVTGTANIIMAASMAIGTTTIYNAACEPYIQQLCRMLIGMGARISGVGSNKLSIEGVTTLGGTEHEMLPDMIEVGSFIGLAAMTQSDITIKNAGIEHLGIIPEKFKQLGIQMEFIGDDIHIPSQEIYEVQRYLDGGVLTIYDHPWPGFTPDLLSIVLVTAIQARGSVLIHQKMFESRLFFVDKLIDMGAQIILCDPHRAVVIGLEREQKLRGITMSSPDIRAGVSLLIAALSAEGKSVIQNIEQIDRGYQHIDERLRNLGANIKRIGN; encoded by the coding sequence ATGCACAGCTTCGAAGTCATCGGCGGAAAAAAACTGCAAGGAAATATCATTCCACAGGGCGCTAAGAACGAAGCCCTGCAGATCATCAGTGCAGTATTACTCACCCCCGAAACAGTAACGATCCGGAATATCCCCGATATCCTGGATGTAAACCTGCTTATCGAATTATTGGGTGAAATGAAGGTGAAGATCGACCGGATCGACCGGCATACCTGTCATTTCAAAGCAGACGATGTAGATATTGATTACCTCCACAGCGAAACCTTTAAAAAGAAGAGTGGCCGGCTTCGCGGCTCGGTCATGCTGGCCGGACCTATGCTTGCGCGCTATCGCAAGGCCTTTATCCCTAAACCGGGAGGCGATAAGATCGGACGGCGAAGACTTGATACGCATATCATCGCTTTTCAACAACTGGGTGCTTCCTTTGACTATCATCCCGAAGATGGCTTTTTTCACCTCGAAGCGCCACAATTGAAAGGGATGGATCTGCTACTCGATGAACCCTCGGTAACCGGAACCGCCAACATCATCATGGCTGCTTCGATGGCCATTGGTACCACCACCATCTATAATGCAGCCTGTGAACCCTATATCCAGCAACTCTGCCGCATGCTCATTGGCATGGGGGCCAGGATCAGCGGTGTAGGCAGTAATAAACTCAGCATCGAAGGTGTCACCACCCTTGGAGGCACCGAACACGAGATGCTCCCGGATATGATCGAAGTGGGATCATTTATCGGTCTTGCGGCTATGACCCAAAGTGATATCACGATCAAAAACGCCGGTATCGAACACCTGGGGATCATTCCCGAAAAATTCAAACAACTGGGTATTCAAATGGAATTCATCGGTGATGATATCCATATCCCCTCCCAGGAAATATATGAGGTACAACGCTATCTCGATGGTGGTGTCCTCACGATCTATGACCACCCCTGGCCTGGTTTTACACCAGACCTGCTGAGTATCGTCCTCGTCACCGCCATACAGGCGCGTGGCAGTGTACTCATTCACCAGAAGATGTTTGAAAGCCGCCTTTTCTTTGTTGATAAACTGATCGACATGGGCGCACAAATTATACTTTGCGATCCGCATCGTGCCGTGGTCATCGGTCTCGAACGCGAACAAAAACTCCGTGGCATCACCATGAGCAGCCCCGATATTCGGGCCGGTGTGTCGCTTTTGATCGCCGCCCTCAGCGCCGAAGGTAAAAGTGTGATACAGAATATCGAACAGATTGACAGAGGGTATCAGCATATTGATGAACGCCTGCGCAACCTCGGCGCGAATATTAAGAGAATAGGGAATTAA
- a CDS encoding DUF4290 domain-containing protein → MDYNTTRNHLGMREYGRHIQKMVEHLLTIEDKERRQRNAYAVIELMGFLNPHLRNVEDFRHKLWDHLFLISDFKLDVESPYPIPTKETLKGKPAPLPYPDRHPRLYHLGKNLEIVIDKALAETNPEKRQGFANAIAYYMKLAYNNWHKEMVHDDAIQSELTTITNGQLEFTNTPSVKQFRPQQEQRDRGSYGKQRGKFQQRGRNNGGSGGGGGKFKKKRF, encoded by the coding sequence ATGGATTATAATACCACCCGCAACCACCTCGGTATGCGCGAATATGGTCGGCACATTCAAAAAATGGTAGAGCACCTGCTTACCATCGAGGACAAAGAACGCCGTCAGCGCAATGCCTACGCGGTGATCGAACTTATGGGCTTTCTCAATCCCCACCTGCGCAACGTGGAGGATTTTCGTCATAAACTTTGGGACCACCTCTTTTTGATCTCCGATTTTAAACTGGATGTTGAATCACCTTATCCCATCCCGACAAAAGAGACCCTGAAGGGCAAACCCGCTCCGCTTCCCTATCCCGATCGCCATCCCCGGCTCTATCACCTGGGCAAAAACCTGGAGATCGTGATCGATAAAGCCCTGGCAGAAACCAACCCCGAAAAAAGACAGGGTTTTGCCAATGCCATCGCTTACTACATGAAACTGGCCTATAACAACTGGCATAAGGAAATGGTACACGATGATGCCATTCAATCGGAACTGACCACGATTACCAACGGCCAGTTGGAATTCACCAATACCCCCAGCGTAAAACAATTCCGCCCGCAACAGGAACAACGCGATCGCGGAAGCTATGGCAAACAAAGGGGTAAATTCCAGCAACGCGGTCGCAATAATGGCGGCAGTGGCGGTGGTGGTGGAAAATTCAAAAAGAAAAGATTCTGA
- a CDS encoding T9SS type A sorting domain-containing protein, which produces MKPIYSKHFVAICLAVSGVFLTTGSKAQCPGGYTPGSTAYDTTIVFGTGVTSTPVYFPKFDPQNGTVNCVRLCITITGVIDTLAIENFSFAPQTANFQYDRTDQLTGPGLGSPLSNTVSAAYGPYSLAPNNSVFGSGPDFTSLSHDTVLNKQLCRVITDTTTINTFYGTDSMVYNYDISVSANATVTGGSSFVFVLTSALVNFHFEYCTCPPLILPNWTFPINANKVDGQTAEITWTKPNLADEDYVYELEVSPDGNRFYNEGTISKDALSADGAFHYNYRTSSNQQTNYYFRVKIKFANGSYRYSQTKTVQLGTQKGIFTVFPNPSKGIVGIKFDGSNPATWNIQIVNINGQTIYNGKVDVAGPTYKQLTTLSDGMYWLRLSDQAGQLSAVNQLLIVK; this is translated from the coding sequence ATGAAACCTATTTACTCGAAGCATTTTGTGGCGATTTGTCTTGCAGTCTCTGGAGTCTTCCTCACTACAGGTTCAAAAGCACAATGTCCTGGCGGATATACCCCGGGCTCAACCGCGTATGATACTACGATCGTATTTGGAACGGGGGTCACTTCGACGCCTGTTTATTTTCCAAAATTCGATCCACAAAACGGTACGGTGAACTGCGTTCGCCTTTGTATCACCATTACCGGGGTCATCGATACCCTGGCGATTGAGAATTTCTCCTTTGCCCCGCAAACGGCCAATTTCCAGTACGACCGTACCGACCAGTTGACCGGTCCCGGTCTGGGTTCCCCGCTTTCGAACACGGTTTCAGCAGCTTACGGGCCGTATTCACTGGCCCCTAATAACAGCGTATTTGGCTCCGGACCCGATTTCACGAGCCTGAGTCATGATACCGTTTTGAACAAACAACTCTGTCGCGTTATCACAGATACTACTACCATAAACACTTTTTACGGTACAGACAGCATGGTGTACAACTATGATATCTCCGTTTCGGCAAATGCCACCGTTACCGGGGGTAGCAGCTTTGTCTTTGTACTGACCTCCGCTCTGGTAAACTTTCACTTTGAATATTGTACCTGTCCGCCGTTGATCCTGCCTAATTGGACATTCCCGATCAACGCGAATAAAGTGGATGGGCAAACAGCTGAGATCACCTGGACAAAACCCAATCTCGCCGATGAAGATTATGTATATGAGCTGGAAGTTAGCCCCGATGGCAACCGTTTCTACAACGAAGGCACTATTTCGAAAGATGCCCTGAGCGCAGACGGAGCCTTCCACTACAACTATCGCACTTCATCCAATCAGCAAACCAACTATTATTTCCGCGTTAAAATCAAATTCGCCAACGGTTCATACCGCTATAGTCAAACCAAGACCGTACAACTCGGTACACAGAAGGGTATTTTTACGGTATTCCCGAACCCCTCCAAAGGGATTGTTGGTATCAAATTTGATGGAAGTAATCCTGCAACCTGGAATATACAGATCGTCAATATAAACGGTCAAACGATTTATAATGGGAAAGTAGATGTAGCCGGACCCACCTACAAACAACTGACGACATTGAGCGACGGTATGTATTGGTTACGGTTATCTGATCAGGCAGGCCAACTGTCCGCGGTCAATCAACTTCTCATTGTTAAATGA
- the gldC gene encoding gliding motility protein GldC produces the protein MHKSTIHIEVDLDAQKVPENITWKASDSSAEEGQNAKALMLSFWDGAEKTALRIDLWTKEMMVDEMADFFYQTMVTMADTYDRATQHKELVGEMKQFAQHFYKKFREKQMEENKA, from the coding sequence ATGCATAAATCAACCATACACATCGAGGTAGACCTCGATGCGCAAAAAGTACCGGAAAATATCACCTGGAAAGCATCGGACAGCAGTGCCGAGGAAGGACAAAATGCCAAAGCCCTGATGCTATCCTTTTGGGATGGCGCAGAGAAGACCGCTTTGCGGATCGATCTTTGGACCAAAGAAATGATGGTGGATGAAATGGCCGACTTTTTTTACCAGACCATGGTCACCATGGCAGATACCTATGACCGCGCCACACAACACAAGGAATTGGTGGGGGAAATGAAACAATTTGCGCAGCATTTTTATAAAAAATTCCGCGAAAAGCAGATGGAGGAAAACAAAGCTTAA
- a CDS encoding GatB/YqeY domain-containing protein, producing MNLEQNIMTEMKEAMKSKNEAALRSLRAIKAAILLAKTSEGANGELKEEDEIRLLQKLVKQRKDSLEIYQQQQRADLAQKEEEEIAVIEKFLPKQMSAEELKTVIKELIAETGASSPADMGKVMGAATKKLAGKADGKTISAVVKELLSA from the coding sequence ATGAACTTAGAACAAAACATCATGACCGAAATGAAGGAGGCCATGAAATCGAAGAATGAAGCCGCCTTAAGAAGTTTACGTGCTATCAAAGCCGCGATATTGCTGGCCAAAACCAGTGAAGGGGCTAATGGCGAACTGAAAGAGGAAGATGAGATCCGTTTATTGCAGAAATTGGTGAAGCAACGTAAGGATTCACTCGAGATCTATCAACAACAACAGCGGGCCGATCTGGCGCAGAAAGAGGAAGAGGAAATAGCGGTCATTGAAAAATTCCTGCCCAAACAAATGAGTGCCGAGGAATTAAAAACGGTGATCAAAGAACTGATCGCAGAAACAGGAGCGAGTTCTCCGGCGGATATGGGTAAAGTGATGGGGGCTGCCACCAAGAAACTGGCGGGTAAAGCCGACGGGAAAACCATTTCCGCTGTCGTTAAAGAGTTATTAAGCGCATGA
- a CDS encoding CvpA family protein, translated as MIIDLILAVLLAIAVVKGYRRGLIVALFSVVALIVGLAAAIKLSAVVAGYIGNTVKVSEKWLPILAFLVVLVIVVVVINMVGKVLQTAVESVMLGWVNRLGGMLFYGLFYLLLYSILLFYATQIGFIKPETIRDSASYAHIAPLGPAAVDKLGIALPWFRDMFEELKTFFEGVSRQIPVSQ; from the coding sequence ATGATCATTGATCTGATATTGGCCGTATTGTTAGCGATCGCGGTGGTAAAGGGTTACCGGCGTGGGCTGATCGTGGCCTTATTCTCCGTAGTGGCCCTTATTGTGGGGTTGGCTGCAGCTATTAAATTGTCTGCGGTGGTGGCGGGGTATATCGGGAATACGGTGAAAGTATCCGAGAAATGGTTACCGATTCTTGCTTTCCTGGTGGTGTTGGTCATTGTGGTGGTAGTGATCAATATGGTGGGAAAAGTATTGCAAACGGCGGTAGAATCGGTCATGCTCGGATGGGTCAACCGCCTGGGAGGTATGTTATTTTATGGATTATTCTATTTATTGTTATATAGCATTCTTCTTTTTTATGCTACACAAATTGGATTTATAAAACCCGAGACCATTCGGGATTCTGCATCATATGCGCATATTGCACCTCTGGGTCCGGCGGCCGTGGACAAACTCGGAATAGCACTACCCTGGTTCCGCGATATGTTTGAAGAGTTAAAAACTTTCTTTGAAGGGGTTTCCCGCCAAATTCCTGTATCACAATAA
- a CDS encoding alpha/beta hydrolase, producing the protein MDFEVKQVDKFRYIEEGEGETLLLLHGLFGALSNFKDLIDYFRHQYKVVVPMLPLFDLDILHTSVGGLAKFVNKFLERMDYQHVHLLGNSLGGHVALVHILKHPERIKSLILTGSSGLFENGMGDSYPKRGDYEYIKKKTELTFYDPNTATKELVDEVYGITNNRIKVIKIIALAKSAIRNNLGEELNQIKQPTLLIWGNNDTITPPFVAREFNKLIPNSELHFIDKCGHAPMMEVPQEFNAILHKFLKKLNQPATVA; encoded by the coding sequence ATGGATTTCGAAGTAAAACAAGTAGATAAATTCCGGTACATCGAAGAGGGGGAAGGAGAGACCTTGCTCTTACTTCACGGGCTTTTTGGCGCGTTGAGTAATTTCAAGGACCTGATCGATTATTTCCGCCATCAATACAAGGTGGTGGTTCCTATGCTTCCTTTATTCGACCTGGATATCCTGCATACTTCGGTGGGTGGGCTGGCTAAGTTCGTCAATAAGTTCCTGGAAAGAATGGATTATCAGCATGTACACCTGCTGGGGAATTCCCTGGGAGGGCATGTGGCGCTGGTGCATATCCTTAAGCACCCGGAAAGGATCAAGTCGCTGATCCTCACCGGTAGTTCGGGCCTTTTTGAGAATGGAATGGGGGATTCTTATCCCAAGCGGGGAGATTATGAGTATATCAAGAAAAAGACAGAGTTGACCTTTTATGACCCAAACACAGCCACCAAGGAGTTGGTGGATGAAGTGTACGGGATCACGAATAACCGGATCAAAGTGATCAAGATCATTGCGTTGGCTAAAAGTGCCATTCGCAATAACCTGGGCGAAGAACTAAACCAGATCAAACAGCCAACCTTGCTTATCTGGGGTAACAATGATACCATTACTCCTCCCTTTGTCGCCCGTGAGTTCAACAAATTGATTCCAAACAGTGAGTTGCATTTCATTGACAAGTGTGGTCATGCCCCCATGATGGAGGTGCCACAGGAGTTCAATGCCATTTTGCATAAATTTTTGAAAAAACTCAATCAGCCTGCAACAGTTGCCTGA
- a CDS encoding CBS domain-containing protein, with product MLTRDLISSILPVLHLQDKVFNALQLMSDSHVAHLPIEKDGQYIGLVSEEDLLQAPDDTLELQELKEVYAQVKVSPDDHFLKALHIAAEGKLTVVPVVYSTGEFAGSVSYRELIRQASEFMNVKDPGALIVLEMEPRAYSFSEISRLVESNDAQITQLNTYTDTVTGLMQVTLKINKMEVSDVVATLQRYDYTVRYSFGEEYYENELRSNYDNLMHYLKL from the coding sequence ATGTTAACACGGGACCTGATATCGTCTATACTTCCCGTTCTTCATTTGCAGGACAAAGTGTTTAACGCCCTGCAACTGATGAGCGACAGCCACGTCGCCCATCTTCCCATAGAAAAGGATGGACAGTATATAGGTCTGGTCAGTGAAGAAGACCTGCTTCAGGCCCCCGATGATACCCTGGAACTTCAGGAATTGAAAGAAGTGTATGCCCAGGTGAAGGTTTCCCCCGATGATCATTTTCTAAAAGCTTTGCATATAGCCGCCGAAGGAAAGTTAACGGTGGTGCCTGTGGTATATTCCACCGGGGAATTTGCCGGATCGGTGAGTTACCGCGAACTTATCCGCCAGGCTTCTGAGTTCATGAATGTAAAAGACCCCGGAGCACTGATCGTATTGGAAATGGAGCCCCGCGCCTATTCCTTTAGTGAGATCAGCCGGCTGGTGGAATCCAATGATGCCCAGATCACACAGCTTAATACCTATACCGATACTGTCACCGGATTGATGCAAGTGACCTTAAAGATCAATAAAATGGAGGTCTCCGATGTGGTGGCCACCCTCCAACGCTATGATTATACCGTCCGGTATTCCTTTGGGGAGGAGTATTATGAGAATGAATTGCGCAGCAATTATGACAACCTCATGCATTACCTGAAACTTTAA
- a CDS encoding NAD kinase: MKVAIYSRIMEEEQRKNVQGFFDEIQRHQITPLVFLPFYEQIRDRIHLPDNTSTFYLPTDLHEEIDFVVSLGGDGTLLDTLTLVQDRQIPVVGINFGRLGFLASIGKEEMETAVKSLIKGTYVVDHRTLIHLDSDMPLFGHSPFALNEFAIHKRDTAPMIKVHTYLNGEFLNTYWCDGLIVATPTGSTGYSLSCNGPIVFPDSGSFLITPVAPHNLNVRSLVVPDSHIISFEIESRSDQVICAMDSRREIVNKNVQLAVRKESFELKLVRLNENNFLQTLHNKLTWGLDKRN; the protein is encoded by the coding sequence ATGAAAGTAGCCATCTACAGCCGGATCATGGAGGAGGAGCAGCGCAAAAACGTGCAAGGCTTCTTTGATGAGATCCAGCGTCACCAGATAACTCCGCTGGTGTTTCTTCCTTTTTATGAACAGATCCGCGACAGGATCCATTTACCTGATAATACAAGCACCTTTTATCTGCCTACCGATTTGCATGAAGAAATTGACTTTGTGGTGAGTCTGGGAGGAGATGGAACCTTGCTGGATACCCTCACACTTGTGCAGGACCGTCAGATACCGGTAGTGGGGATCAACTTTGGACGATTGGGTTTTCTGGCTTCTATTGGTAAAGAGGAAATGGAGACGGCAGTCAAGTCTTTGATCAAAGGAACCTATGTGGTGGACCATCGTACATTGATCCATTTGGATTCGGATATGCCTCTTTTTGGACATTCGCCTTTTGCACTGAATGAATTTGCGATCCACAAACGCGATACGGCTCCAATGATCAAGGTGCACACCTATCTCAACGGGGAATTTTTGAATACATATTGGTGTGACGGATTGATCGTGGCAACGCCCACTGGTTCCACCGGGTATTCGTTGAGTTGTAATGGTCCCATTGTTTTCCCCGATTCGGGTAGTTTTTTGATTACGCCTGTGGCCCCGCATAACCTCAATGTACGCTCACTGGTAGTGCCGGATAGTCATATTATTTCTTTTGAAATAGAAAGCCGTTCCGACCAGGTCATTTGTGCCATGGACTCCCGCCGGGAGATCGTTAACAAGAACGTGCAATTGGCGGTAAGGAAGGAGTCATTTGAGCTTAAGTTGGTGAGACTGAATGAGAACAACTTCCTTCAGACCCTTCACAATAAGCTGACCTGGGGCCTGGATAAACGGAATTAA
- a CDS encoding outer membrane beta-barrel protein: MILRTLVWTVLLSSPFVSTAQTQGITQEGEFGIGLGAAHYFGDLNTRAQLNRPKMAATLFFRKSFGNYISARVGASFAQLGYSDVYNTHNDAMVRRNLSFNSNVWELALQGDFNFFRFIPGEPGYSFTPYVTLGAGIFSYDPYAFLDGEKYFLRPLNTEGQGTSLYPDRKPYSTMAISVPFGVGVKYALNDRINIGFEILHRFTNTDYLDDVSKTYPGAAAFAGGTSSPGFLLSDRSYELGTPIGIEGRQRGNSEQKDQFVTAMFHVTFNLQSYRCPTAN, translated from the coding sequence ATGATTTTACGGACATTGGTTTGGACTGTATTGCTCTCTTCTCCTTTTGTATCCACCGCTCAGACCCAGGGAATTACCCAGGAAGGTGAGTTTGGTATTGGTCTGGGGGCGGCTCATTATTTTGGCGACCTGAATACACGTGCTCAATTGAACCGGCCAAAAATGGCGGCTACTTTGTTTTTCCGAAAGAGTTTTGGGAATTATATATCGGCGCGTGTGGGTGCAAGCTTTGCGCAATTGGGTTATTCAGACGTGTACAATACCCATAATGACGCGATGGTAAGGCGAAATCTGAGTTTCAATAGCAATGTGTGGGAATTGGCATTGCAAGGCGACTTTAATTTTTTCCGTTTTATACCGGGCGAGCCTGGATATAGTTTTACACCCTATGTAACCCTTGGGGCGGGGATCTTTAGCTATGATCCATATGCTTTTTTGGATGGGGAGAAGTATTTTCTTCGTCCTTTGAATACTGAAGGGCAGGGTACCAGTCTTTATCCCGATCGCAAGCCTTATTCTACCATGGCCATCAGTGTGCCTTTTGGGGTGGGTGTAAAGTATGCGCTGAATGACCGGATCAATATTGGTTTTGAAATACTCCATCGGTTTACCAATACGGATTATCTGGATGATGTCAGCAAGACCTACCCGGGTGCAGCTGCGTTTGCCGGAGGCACTTCTTCTCCCGGCTTTTTATTATCAGATCGTTCTTATGAGTTGGGGACCCCTATTGGAATTGAGGGACGCCAGCGTGGAAACAGCGAGCAGAAAGACCAGTTTGTAACGGCGATGTTTCATGTTACATTCAATTTGCAGTCTTATCGTTGTCCGACAGCGAATTAA
- a CDS encoding isoprenyl transferase, which yields MSDLLSQIDKTRLPRHIAIIMDGNGRWAKEQGQDRLFGHFHGVESVRNIVEGCAELGVGYLTLYAFSTENWDRPEYEVVGLMELLVTTIRKEVDSLHKNNIKLHVIGDMSMLPEYARQELNEALQITKDNTGLNLVMALSYSGRWELLNAVKSIAWQVKKDNLKIEEIDQDTLKKHLTTSAFPDPELMIRTSGEYRISNFLLYQLAYAELYFTQVRWPDFRKENLYEAIVDYQGRERRFGKTGDQVKPIPA from the coding sequence ATGTCTGACCTACTTTCTCAAATAGACAAAACACGCCTTCCCCGCCATATCGCCATCATCATGGATGGAAATGGTCGATGGGCCAAAGAGCAGGGACAAGACCGCCTGTTTGGGCATTTTCATGGAGTGGAAAGTGTAAGGAATATCGTGGAGGGATGTGCGGAACTGGGCGTAGGATACCTCACCCTTTATGCTTTCTCTACCGAAAACTGGGACAGACCTGAATATGAAGTTGTGGGATTGATGGAACTATTGGTGACCACCATCCGAAAGGAAGTGGACAGTCTGCATAAAAACAATATCAAACTGCATGTCATCGGAGATATGTCCATGCTCCCCGAATACGCCCGTCAGGAACTGAATGAGGCCCTTCAGATCACCAAGGACAATACCGGACTCAATTTGGTCATGGCCCTGAGCTACAGCGGACGTTGGGAACTACTCAATGCCGTGAAAAGCATCGCCTGGCAGGTGAAAAAAGATAACCTCAAAATTGAGGAGATCGACCAGGACACCCTCAAGAAACACCTGACAACCAGCGCTTTCCCTGACCCCGAACTGATGATTCGCACCAGCGGAGAGTACCGGATCAGCAATTTCCTGCTCTATCAACTGGCCTATGCCGAACTCTACTTTACCCAGGTGCGCTGGCCCGATTTCAGAAAAGAAAACCTTTACGAAGCTATCGTAGACTACCAGGGCCGGGAAAGACGGTTTGGAAAAACCGGTGACCAGGTAAAACCAATTCCAGCCTAA